From Roseicitreum antarcticum, one genomic window encodes:
- a CDS encoding MFS transporter: MSPALRIGIVGFALIAVCYGFARFAFGLFLPQIDGELSLGASLSGVISGGSFAGYCVAIVASAVLTERIGARAAAAGAALVAAIGMAGIALAPSPLFLAIAVVVAGSSTGLASPPMAAAVAAAVRADHQNLTNTVINAGVSAGVALSGPIAFAMTGQWRLAFGTFAAIAFMLSIVTVVTLPASSGANRAGGLPPMTGPVMRLISACFLMGMASTAVWSFGGQLVSRQLDWGPTGTGLLWTCIGSGGLAGAFAGTLVGRWGLDRVHWAFLSLMAASILAVGFGLGPVSVLIAGAIFGAAYVMLTGVYLIWGINALPDRPATGLMVGFLTIAVGQTTGAPVFGFMMAGFGPGLAVACFGGIALLAGFFRARGQINGVPA; the protein is encoded by the coding sequence GTGAGCCCGGCCCTTCGTATCGGGATTGTCGGCTTCGCCCTTATCGCGGTTTGCTACGGCTTTGCCCGCTTTGCCTTCGGCCTCTTCCTGCCGCAAATAGACGGCGAGTTAAGCCTCGGTGCGTCGCTAAGCGGCGTGATCTCGGGCGGTTCCTTCGCGGGATATTGCGTCGCCATCGTCGCCTCGGCCGTCCTAACCGAGCGGATCGGCGCGCGCGCCGCCGCCGCCGGGGCGGCCCTCGTCGCGGCCATCGGCATGGCGGGGATCGCCCTAGCACCATCGCCGCTATTCCTTGCCATCGCTGTGGTGGTCGCAGGATCGAGCACGGGCCTCGCTTCTCCCCCCATGGCTGCGGCAGTGGCGGCTGCGGTGCGTGCGGACCACCAAAACCTGACGAACACCGTGATCAATGCCGGAGTGAGCGCGGGCGTGGCGCTGTCGGGGCCGATTGCCTTCGCCATGACCGGGCAATGGCGGCTGGCCTTCGGAACCTTCGCCGCCATCGCTTTCATGCTGTCGATTGTGACTGTGGTCACGCTTCCCGCCTCTTCCGGCGCCAACCGCGCAGGCGGCTTGCCACCGATGACCGGGCCGGTCATGCGCTTGATCTCTGCGTGTTTCCTGATGGGGATGGCGAGCACCGCGGTCTGGTCCTTCGGCGGCCAGCTCGTCTCAAGACAACTGGATTGGGGACCAACCGGAACCGGTCTCCTCTGGACCTGCATCGGGTCAGGCGGACTTGCGGGGGCCTTTGCTGGCACACTTGTGGGCCGATGGGGTCTGGACCGTGTTCACTGGGCTTTCCTCAGCCTGATGGCAGCCAGCATCCTAGCGGTGGGCTTTGGTCTCGGCCCCGTTTCCGTGCTGATCGCAGGTGCCATCTTCGGCGCGGCCTACGTGATGCTGACGGGAGTCTACCTGATCTGGGGCATCAACGCCTTGCCGGACCGCCCTGCGACCGGGCTGATGGTCGGGTTCCTGACCATCGCCGTGGGACAGACCACCGGCGCGCCTGTCTTTGGATTTATGATGGCGGGTTTTGGGCCGGGGCTGGCGGTGGCTTGCTTTGGTGGCATCGCACTCCTCGCCGGGTTCTTTCGTGCGAGGGGCCAGATCAATGGCGTGCCTGCATAG
- a CDS encoding type II toxin-antitoxin system prevent-host-death family antitoxin, with translation METQIMQELPEFKAADLTRHTSDLFDAAIRSPIAITKHRKPKFVLMSMHQYQQLARGATQQAYMIDEMPEDLKALMIEGLERDLTKADD, from the coding sequence ATGGAGACCCAGATCATGCAAGAGCTTCCAGAGTTCAAGGCGGCCGACCTGACGCGGCACACAAGTGACCTGTTTGACGCGGCCATTCGGTCGCCGATCGCGATCACCAAGCATCGCAAGCCGAAATTCGTGCTGATGAGCATGCACCAGTATCAGCAGCTCGCGCGGGGGGCCACGCAGCAGGCTTACATGATCGACGAGATGCCAGAGGATCTCAAGGCGCTGATGATAGAAGGGCTCGAGCGGGACTTGACGAAGGCGGATGACTAA
- a CDS encoding recombinase family protein, which translates to MTETRIGYARCSTDKQDLAAQRAALLALNVAEDRIYTDHGLTGTNRERPGLAQAMAAVREGDTLVVPKLDRLARSVPDARAIADELAQRGVKLALGASVHDPTDPMGKMFFNILATFAEFEADLIRMRTKEGMAIARAKGKLKGKKPKLSDRRQAELRRMYDTGDYSISDLAELFDVSRPTVYRVLQRTPSAEAPSAAV; encoded by the coding sequence ATGACTGAAACCCGTATCGGATATGCCCGCTGTTCGACCGACAAGCAGGACCTTGCGGCACAACGCGCCGCCCTCCTCGCCCTCAATGTGGCGGAGGATCGTATTTACACCGACCACGGCCTGACCGGCACAAACCGGGAGCGGCCGGGTCTTGCGCAGGCCATGGCGGCGGTGCGCGAAGGTGACACGCTGGTTGTCCCGAAGCTCGACCGGTTGGCACGATCCGTCCCCGATGCCCGCGCCATCGCAGACGAGTTGGCGCAGCGCGGTGTCAAACTCGCTCTTGGGGCCAGTGTTCATGATCCGACCGATCCGATGGGAAAGATGTTTTTCAACATCCTTGCCACCTTCGCAGAGTTTGAGGCGGACCTGATCCGGATGCGCACGAAAGAGGGTATGGCTATCGCTCGTGCCAAGGGAAAGCTGAAGGGCAAGAAGCCCAAGCTGTCGGATCGCCGCCAGGCAGAGCTACGCCGTATGTATGACACCGGCGATTACTCGATCAGCGACTTAGCAGAACTGTTCGATGTTTCCCGGCCAACGGTCTATCGCGTCCTGCAGCGAACACCGAGCGCGGAAGCACCTTCAGCTGCGGTATAG
- the repC gene encoding plasmid replication protein RepC — protein sequence MEYTPLSPFMRPISHAHLRVIEEPDTPVSGKTVNKWELLRELSKSQAAFGVTERDLTVLQGLLSFFPHDALGGNAEMVVFPSNKAICERLNGMACSTMRRHLARLVDAGLLVRRDSPNGKRYVRKHGEERVAFGFDLTLLYRRSEEIARAAEAVREAENRVRRLREVVSLMRRDIAALAEFGEEIQPGLGLWDQLRDTAVLTARALRRKLPLEDLTQFRRQLEALLDQARNVIDGPETEEMVTNDARFERHHHNSNEESMDLEPGLGTAKTANVAQEDESPAPEESIEEPDTRRAPKIPLHLVIASCPSLATFYDGPIRHWHQLYDAACHVRPAMGISASAWEEAQRCMGPEQASIVVVAMLQRFADIRSPGGYLRALTAKAAAGEFSCGPMVMALIGRRSAA from the coding sequence ATGGAATACACACCACTTTCGCCGTTTATGCGGCCTATCTCGCATGCCCATTTGAGAGTGATCGAAGAACCCGACACGCCCGTCTCGGGTAAGACGGTCAACAAATGGGAGCTTCTGCGAGAGCTTTCCAAGTCTCAGGCAGCCTTCGGCGTCACAGAGCGCGATCTGACAGTCCTTCAGGGCCTTCTGAGCTTCTTTCCCCATGACGCGCTCGGCGGGAACGCAGAGATGGTCGTATTCCCGTCCAATAAAGCGATCTGTGAGCGCCTGAATGGCATGGCCTGTTCAACGATGCGGCGCCACCTCGCCCGGTTGGTCGATGCGGGCCTGCTCGTCCGCCGCGACAGCCCGAACGGGAAGCGCTATGTCCGCAAACACGGCGAAGAGCGCGTGGCCTTCGGTTTCGACCTTACTCTGCTCTACCGTCGTTCTGAGGAGATCGCACGGGCAGCAGAGGCTGTGCGCGAGGCAGAGAACCGTGTCAGGCGCTTGCGTGAGGTCGTTAGCCTCATGCGGCGCGACATCGCTGCCCTGGCCGAGTTCGGTGAAGAAATACAGCCTGGCTTGGGCCTTTGGGATCAACTGCGAGATACGGCCGTTTTGACGGCCCGCGCTCTCCGCCGCAAGCTGCCGCTGGAGGATTTAACGCAGTTCCGACGCCAACTAGAAGCGCTGCTTGACCAGGCACGGAACGTCATTGATGGTCCTGAAACAGAAGAAATGGTCACCAATGATGCCCGTTTTGAGCGTCACCATCATAATTCAAATGAAGAATCTATGGATCTTGAACCTGGCTTGGGAACAGCCAAGACGGCTAACGTCGCACAAGAAGACGAAAGTCCAGCGCCAGAGGAAAGCATTGAAGAGCCAGACACCAGACGTGCACCAAAGATCCCACTTCATCTCGTTATCGCAAGCTGTCCATCTCTCGCGACCTTCTATGACGGTCCGATCCGGCATTGGCATCAACTCTATGACGCCGCCTGCCATGTCCGCCCGGCAATGGGGATCAGCGCATCAGCCTGGGAAGAGGCACAGCGTTGCATGGGGCCTGAACAAGCATCCATCGTAGTTGTAGCAATGCTGCAGCGATTTGCTGACATCAGATCACCCGGTGGTTACCTGCGTGCGCTCACAGCCAAAGCAGCAGCTGGTGAGTTTTCCTGCGGGCCTATGGTCATGGCGCTGATCGGGAGGAGGAGTGCGGCCTGA
- a CDS encoding LysE family translocator, which produces MEPVALFLFAFALLINAGTPGPSIAALVSRVISNGWRDIAPFVAAMWLGEVIWLTVAVAGLSALAETFHIAFLMLKYCGVAYLAYLAWKMWHEPVTTEEETLPEGRSGWSMFAAGMALTLGNPKIMVFYLALLPTLIDLSNASMSLWAVVASVTVIVLAGIDIAWVALAHHARKMLKTPRAIKIANRVGATSLGGAAIVIASR; this is translated from the coding sequence ATGGAACCTGTTGCCCTTTTTCTTTTTGCGTTTGCGCTTCTAATCAATGCTGGCACACCCGGACCCAGTATTGCTGCGCTGGTCTCACGTGTCATCTCAAATGGTTGGCGTGACATTGCACCTTTCGTTGCTGCAATGTGGCTTGGTGAAGTTATCTGGTTGACCGTTGCAGTGGCCGGTCTGTCCGCGTTGGCGGAGACATTTCATATCGCTTTCTTGATGCTAAAATACTGCGGGGTCGCCTATCTGGCGTACCTTGCGTGGAAGATGTGGCATGAACCTGTCACAACCGAAGAAGAAACGCTTCCAGAAGGGCGCTCAGGTTGGTCCATGTTTGCAGCAGGAATGGCTCTTACGTTAGGAAATCCAAAGATCATGGTTTTCTACCTCGCCCTTCTACCGACACTCATAGATCTATCTAACGCATCAATGTCACTCTGGGCCGTCGTGGCATCTGTTACCGTCATTGTTCTGGCTGGCATTGATATCGCGTGGGTCGCGCTTGCCCACCATGCTCGAAAGATGTTGAAAACCCCACGCGCAATCAAAATCGCAAATCGCGTTGGTGCAACGTCGCTTGGGGGCGCTGCGATCGTTATTGCATCACGTTAG
- a CDS encoding IS3 family transposase (programmed frameshift), whose product MAKKYTDEFRRDAVRMATTSGLTRPQLSSDLGVGVSTLNKWVQQHQHEDLMSGPHEDVEKENTRLRKEVRLLREEREVLKKAGNLLCGPKSVRFAFIDAWKEDWPVAFLCRIMQVTSRGFRAWRVRPMSQRQRDDMVLLAHIREQHRLSLQSYGRPRMTEELQELGLSVGHRRVGRLMRENDIKVIRTQKYKATTDSDHTFNIAPNLLDQDFTADGPNQKWAGDISYIWTSEGWLYLAVILDLYSRRVIGWAVSNRMKRDLAIRALDMAVALRQPPEGCIHHTDRGAQYCSNEYQRRLSKHGFKVSMSGKGNCYDNSMVETFFKSIKAELIWRNRWDTRRQAEGAIFQYINGFYNPRRRHSSLGGKSSLAFERKAA is encoded by the exons ATGGCAAAGAAATACACAGACGAGTTCCGGCGTGATGCAGTGCGGATGGCGACGACCAGCGGCTTGACGCGCCCACAGCTTTCGTCGGATTTGGGGGTTGGCGTCTCGACGCTGAACAAATGGGTTCAGCAACATCAGCACGAGGATTTGATGTCTGGTCCGCATGAAGACGTTGAGAAGGAGAACACCCGTCTTCGCAAAGAAGTCCGACTTCTGCGCGAGGAGAGGGAAGTGTTAAAAAAGGCGG GCAATCTTCTTTGCGGGCCAAAGTCGGTGAGGTTTGCCTTCATCGATGCCTGGAAAGAAGATTGGCCGGTCGCGTTTCTCTGCCGTATTATGCAGGTTACATCTCGTGGGTTTCGTGCGTGGCGAGTCCGCCCAATGAGCCAACGGCAGCGAGATGATATGGTTCTTCTCGCCCATATTCGCGAGCAGCATCGGCTTAGCCTGCAAAGCTACGGGCGACCAAGGATGACTGAAGAACTACAAGAACTGGGGTTGAGCGTGGGTCACAGGCGTGTGGGCCGTTTGATGCGCGAGAACGACATCAAGGTCATCAGGACCCAGAAATACAAGGCCACAACGGATAGCGATCACACGTTCAATATCGCGCCCAACCTGCTGGATCAGGACTTCACTGCGGATGGACCGAACCAGAAATGGGCTGGTGACATAAGCTACATCTGGACGAGCGAAGGCTGGCTATACCTGGCCGTCATCCTCGACCTCTACTCTCGCCGCGTCATTGGCTGGGCTGTCAGCAATCGCATGAAGCGGGACCTGGCGATCCGAGCGCTGGACATGGCTGTGGCGCTACGGCAACCGCCTGAAGGCTGCATTCACCATACGGATCGTGGGGCGCAATATTGTTCCAATGAATATCAGCGGCGTCTGTCAAAGCACGGCTTCAAAGTCTCGATGAGCGGCAAGGGTAATTGTTACGACAATTCGATGGTTGAGACGTTCTTCAAATCCATCAAGGCTGAGCTGATTTGGCGCAACCGTTGGGACACACGCCGTCAGGCAGAAGGCGCGATCTTCCAGTATATCAACGGGTTCTATAATCCACGGCGTAGGCATTCATCGTTGGGCGGTAAAAGCTCCTTGGCATTCGAGCGAAAGGCCGCATAA
- a CDS encoding TetR/AcrR family transcriptional regulator codes for MDMITRLTAAAERLFDRHGYMATGMDRLTEAAGMSSRTLYKHAGSKSQLMARVLKERDRRFMARLEVRTVDAFFAALEDWVRVEGTRGCLFLRSQAETGGDTPEIAAAVAAHKAGFHHRVGEVVAADLGHENPALAEQVLVLFEGATQAAVYRGADAVSAARAAASVLMFRARP; via the coding sequence ATGGACATGATCACCAGGCTCACCGCCGCCGCCGAGCGGCTCTTTGACCGTCACGGCTACATGGCCACCGGCATGGACCGACTGACCGAAGCGGCGGGGATGTCGAGCCGGACGCTCTACAAGCACGCGGGGAGCAAGTCGCAACTCATGGCGCGCGTTCTGAAGGAACGAGACCGGCGTTTCATGGCCCGGCTTGAAGTGCGGACCGTCGACGCGTTCTTTGCCGCGCTCGAGGATTGGGTCCGGGTCGAGGGCACGCGCGGCTGTCTGTTCTTGCGGTCACAGGCGGAGACTGGTGGCGACACGCCCGAGATCGCCGCGGCGGTTGCCGCGCATAAAGCGGGCTTTCATCATCGGGTGGGCGAGGTCGTAGCGGCGGATCTGGGACATGAGAATCCCGCGCTGGCCGAGCAGGTTCTGGTCCTTTTCGAGGGTGCGACCCAAGCTGCGGTCTATCGCGGGGCCGATGCGGTGTCCGCCGCACGGGCGGCGGCGTCCGTCCTGATGTTCAGGGCACGACCGTGA